One Salmo trutta chromosome 19, fSalTru1.1, whole genome shotgun sequence genomic window carries:
- the LOC115154627 gene encoding erythropoietin, with amino-acid sequence MSSISGLVAVLLTVLQWAGRGLPSPVRPICDPRVLDRFIMEARDTETALRGCKAGCGVTGTFVVPLTNVDFVVLETKDTEEQALEVQSGLSLFGQALGAVRESVSRAAVQSLIDNNKSNIHSLGQVLRSLHIKDLSLSPVPAGGDSATRKVSSLSELFRVHTNFLRGKVRLLLTNAPACQQNST; translated from the exons ATGTCTTCCATTTCAG GGCTGGTGGCGGTACTGCTGACGGTACTCCAGTGGGCAGGGCGAGGCCTCCCTTCTCCTGTCAGGCCCATCTGTGACCCCCGCGTTCTGGACCGCTTCATCATGGAGGCCCGCGACACAGAGACCGCTCTG CGAGGTTGCAAGGCAGGGTGTGGCGTGACAGGCACCTTCGTGGTTCCACTGACCAACGTTGACTTTGTGGTATTGGAGACAAAGGAT ACTGAGGAGCAGGCTCTGGAGGTCCAGTCGGGGCTGTCTCTGTTTGGCCAGGCCCTGGGTGCTGTGCGGGAGTCAGTGAGCCGTGCTGCCGTGCAGAGCCTCATCGACAACAACAAGAGCAACATCCACAGCCTGGGCCAGGTGCTGCGCAGCCTCCACATCAAG gacctgtccctctctCCAGTGCCAGCAGGAGGTGACTCAGCGACCAGGAAGGTGTCGTCCCTATCCGAGCTGTTCCGTGTCCATACCAACTTCCTACGAGGGAAGGTTCGCCTGCTGCTCACCAACGCACCTGCCTGTCAACAGAACAGCACGTGA